In a genomic window of Oncorhynchus keta strain PuntledgeMale-10-30-2019 chromosome 26, Oket_V2, whole genome shotgun sequence:
- the LOC118379581 gene encoding leucine-rich repeat-containing protein 10B-like, protein MGNSSRKEEDEEEKGKGKDKDAEKAKVMEEEKRRRRKKKKEEMEDDELPLGVEEMLASGDPVLDLSYKKFRRLPGVVCGLRHLEKLYVCRNSLRTLPENIVQLKGLRILALDFNKMENVPLAICQLRNLTRLYLGSNRLMSLPPELRNLQSLRCLWMESNYFTRFPRQLYDLPHLRSLQMGDNRLRTLPPDLWRMEALRGLWLYGNRFTDFPRVLLRMVDLEILDLDKNKIEVFPNLSRLPALRLFSYDHNPVEGPPGVGEEVLLVGEGAQEELQDRVDRKAKKEQEARDAEEAALAGDGPVIQGILKTAKQNSASHAGHKHDEAMPLTEEERRKKEMEAELEKALNDYGAGLEYDLEGIEYEKEFICEGEGYDGGELEYGRGDIDYEYDEGEELEEPGRQVGRY, encoded by the coding sequence ATGGGCAACTCCTCCAggaaggaggaggacgaggaagagaaggggaaagggaaggATAAGGATGCGGAGAAGGCGAAAgtaatggaggaggagaagaggaggagaaggaagaagaagaaggaggagatggaagaCGACGAGCTGCCCCTAGGGGTGGAGGAGATGCTGGCGAGCGGAGATCCCGTCTTGGATCTGAGCTATAAAAAGTTCCGCAGGTTGCCCGGTGTGGTCTGTGGGCTACGTCACCTGGAGAAGCTGTATGTGTGTCGTAACAGTCTGCGGACCCTCCCGGAGAACATCGTCCAACTAAAGGGCCTCCGCATCCTGGCTCTAGACTTCAACAAGATGGAGAACGTCCCGTTGGCCATCTGTCAGCTCCGTAACCTGACACGTCTCTACCTGGGCTCTAACCGCCTGATGTCTCTCCCTCCAGAGCTACGCAACCTTCAGAGTCTTCGCTGCCTCTGGATGGAGAGCAACTATTTCACACGCTTCCCCCGCCAGCTCTACGACTTACCCCACCTCAGGTCCCTCCAGATGGGGGACAACAGGCTGCGGACTCTGCCCCCGGACCTGTGGCGTATGGAGGCTCTGCGAGGGCTGTGGCTCTACGGAAACCGTTTCACCGACTTCCCCCGTGTCTTACTCCGCATGGTGGATCTGGAGATCTTAGACCTGGACAAGAACAAGATCGAGGTGTTCCCTAATCTGAGCCGGCTCCCCGCCCTCCGCCTCTTCTCCTATGACCACAACCCAGTGGAGGGGCCTCCCGGCGTGGGGGAGGAGGTGCTGCTGGTGGGAGAGGGGGCCCAGGAGGAGCTGCAGGACCGAGTGGACAGGAAGGCTAAGAAGGAGCAGGAGGCGAGGGACGCGGAGGAGGCTGCGCTGGCCGGGGATGGGCCTGTGATCCAGGGCATTCTAAAGACGGCCAAACAGAACAGCGCGTCGCACGCAGGGCACAAGCATGACGAGGCCATGCCCCTaaccgaggaggagaggaggaagaaggagatgGAGGCGGAGTTAGAGAAGGCGTTGAACGACTACGGAGCGGGGCTTGAATACGACTTGGAGGGGATAGAATACGAGAAGGAGTTTATATGTGAGGGGGAGGGGTATGATGGCGGGGAGTTGGAGTACGGACGAGGAGATATAGACTATGAGTATGATGAGGGGGAGGAGCTAGAGGAACCAGGAAGACAAGTGGGTCGGTATTGA